One region of Pyramidobacter sp. YE332 genomic DNA includes:
- a CDS encoding ATP-binding protein has product MYIKRDQLLEKLVRYRKKDIVKVITGIRRCGKSVLLNELYYDYLLSDGVPSDHIIKVSLDLKKWEALRDGDTLYHYIAEAICDEELYYVFLDEIQLVDGFEEVVNSIKAEFNTDVYIIGSNSKLLSHDINTIFRGRGIEIKVFPLSFAEFLAFRQIDKMDAFDEYIQFGGLPYAVRETEDQEKRTYLDMMVNTVVTRDMIERYDIRNEALFIALIELLCSSIGAYVSTNKIANTLKSNGFKSVDNETISRYLSHICDAFFFYKSDRYDIKGKEYLKTQNKYYAADMGLRNAAIHYRQIEITHIIENLVYLELLRRGYIVDIGKNREKEIDFIAKELSGKRYYVQVSYTIQDEAVKEREVSAFHLLDDGYKKILITMDRNPLSNLEDGYQMMHLFDFLLNEQALEMA; this is encoded by the coding sequence ATGTATATCAAGAGAGATCAACTTTTGGAAAAGCTTGTCCGATATCGAAAAAAGGACATTGTAAAGGTAATTACCGGCATCCGTAGATGTGGGAAGTCGGTTCTTTTGAATGAACTTTACTATGATTATCTTCTGTCCGACGGTGTTCCTTCGGATCATATCATCAAAGTGTCGCTTGATCTGAAGAAATGGGAAGCACTTCGGGACGGGGATACGCTTTATCATTACATAGCCGAGGCCATCTGTGATGAGGAGCTGTACTATGTATTTTTGGATGAGATTCAGCTTGTAGACGGGTTTGAGGAAGTAGTCAATTCGATCAAGGCGGAATTCAATACAGATGTATATATTATCGGCTCCAATTCCAAACTGCTGTCCCATGATATCAACACGATCTTTCGTGGCCGGGGCATTGAAATCAAAGTTTTCCCACTTTCGTTTGCAGAATTTCTTGCATTCAGACAGATCGATAAAATGGATGCCTTTGATGAATATATCCAGTTTGGTGGATTGCCATATGCTGTGAGAGAAACTGAGGACCAGGAGAAAAGAACTTATCTGGATATGATGGTAAATACGGTGGTCACGAGGGATATGATAGAACGCTATGATATCCGCAACGAAGCACTGTTTATTGCTTTAATTGAACTGCTCTGTTCTTCTATCGGTGCGTATGTCTCCACGAATAAGATTGCTAATACTCTGAAGAGCAACGGATTCAAATCAGTAGATAACGAAACAATCAGCAGATATTTAAGCCATATTTGCGATGCCTTTTTCTTTTATAAATCTGATCGTTATGACATCAAAGGGAAGGAATACCTAAAGACTCAGAATAAATACTATGCTGCTGACATGGGGCTCCGGAACGCTGCTATTCATTACAGGCAGATTGAAATCACGCATATTATTGAAAATCTGGTATACCTTGAACTGCTTCGACGGGGTTATATTGTTGATATCGGGAAGAACCGGGAAAAAGAAATAGATTTTATCGCAAAAGAACTCAGTGGCAAGAGATATTACGTGCAGGTTTCTTACACCATACAGGATGAAGCGGTAAAAGAAAGAGAAGTCTCAGCGTTTCATCTGCTGGACGATGGATACAAGAAGATCCTGATAACTATGGACCGTAATCCGCTGTCGAATCTTGAGGATGGATATCAGATGATGCATTTGTTTGACTTCTTGCTGAATGAACAGGCATTGGAAATGGCCTGA
- a CDS encoding DUF5688 family protein produces the protein MNYEQFLEQMKEDLTARFDKDLQPELADVRIGIRDVEKLQGESYRGLSFRSGDSPVEANLNMTGAFQAYEAGRPYKDILGEVEV, from the coding sequence ATGAATTATGAGCAGTTTTTGGAACAAATGAAAGAAGATCTGACGGCACGGTTTGACAAAGATCTCCAGCCGGAACTTGCTGACGTAAGGATCGGGATCCGGGATGTGGAGAAGCTTCAGGGTGAATCCTACCGAGGACTTTCTTTCCGCAGCGGCGATTCCCCGGTTGAGGCCAACCTCAACATGACCGGTGCTTTTCAGGCCTATGAAGCAGGCCGTCCGTATAAGGACATTTTGGGAGAGGTGGAAGTGTAG
- a CDS encoding DNA-3-methyladenine glycosylase I codes for MTSEKRCPWSGADPLLRKYHDGEWGVPQHDDKVLFEHLLMESMSCGLSWLLMLRKRRCFARNFSRFDYAQVAGYDDETVARIMADPEMIHAERKVRAVVNNARRFLDVRREFGSFAAYVWSFTGGRTVIYPAYQKQRLTRSALSDAFSGDLRRRGFKFVGTVSMFSFLEACGMINDHLYDCFRCNETRALNKTVIVADPDAPWTVGK; via the coding sequence ATGACGTCTGAAAAGCGCTGCCCGTGGAGCGGTGCCGACCCGCTGCTGAGAAAATATCACGACGGGGAATGGGGCGTGCCGCAGCATGACGACAAAGTCCTTTTCGAACATCTGCTGATGGAATCCATGAGCTGCGGGCTGAGCTGGCTGCTGATGCTGCGCAAGCGCCGGTGCTTCGCGCGCAATTTCAGCCGGTTCGATTACGCTCAGGTGGCCGGATACGACGACGAAACGGTCGCCCGCATCATGGCCGATCCCGAGATGATCCACGCCGAACGCAAAGTGCGCGCCGTTGTGAACAACGCCCGGCGCTTTCTCGACGTGCGCCGGGAATTCGGCAGCTTCGCCGCGTACGTCTGGAGCTTCACGGGCGGGCGCACCGTGATCTATCCCGCCTATCAGAAACAGCGCCTGACGCGCAGCGCCCTCTCCGACGCGTTCAGCGGCGACCTGCGCCGGCGCGGCTTCAAATTCGTCGGCACGGTGAGCATGTTCTCCTTTCTCGAAGCCTGCGGCATGATCAACGATCATCTGTACGACTGCTTTCGCTGCAACGAAACGCGCGCGCTGAATAAAACCGTGATCGTGGCGGATCCCGACGCGCCGTGGACCGTCGGGAAGTAA
- a CDS encoding 4Fe-4S binding protein: MNRVQLDAWMKERFAAGSGNVLTAAMADGHPELAGTVFFDRPLIGIAAADDPLFEKFKSAEVVGPWHLSPRDWLPEARSVLSFFFPFSERVRASNRIAPERTSLEWLYGRIEGQEFLSSLLDELCAWLQAQGVRAVAPSRDSRFRVARGGQGTLAGFPGVSADTYASNWSERHVAFAAGLGTFGLSKGLITEKGMAGRLGSVVVEAQIEPTSREYDAVYERCIQCGACVRRCPAHAISLRQGKKHPLCAAYLATQKRKYAPRYGCGKCQTAVPCEFRSPCGERTIAQ; this comes from the coding sequence ATGAACCGCGTACAGTTGGATGCGTGGATGAAAGAGCGTTTTGCCGCCGGCTCGGGCAACGTGCTTACCGCGGCAATGGCGGACGGACACCCTGAACTGGCGGGAACGGTTTTTTTTGACAGGCCGCTGATCGGCATCGCCGCGGCGGATGATCCTCTTTTTGAGAAGTTCAAGAGTGCGGAAGTGGTGGGGCCATGGCATCTTTCGCCGCGGGACTGGCTGCCGGAGGCGCGCAGCGTGCTGTCCTTCTTTTTTCCGTTCTCCGAGCGCGTGAGAGCGAGCAACCGCATCGCGCCCGAGCGGACCTCATTGGAGTGGCTTTACGGCCGTATCGAGGGGCAGGAGTTCCTCTCCTCTCTGTTGGACGAGCTCTGCGCGTGGCTGCAGGCTCAAGGCGTCCGCGCTGTGGCGCCGTCGCGGGATAGTCGCTTTCGAGTGGCGCGCGGCGGACAGGGGACGCTGGCTGGATTCCCCGGCGTCAGTGCGGATACCTACGCGAGCAACTGGTCCGAGCGTCATGTCGCTTTTGCCGCCGGCTTGGGAACGTTTGGGCTCAGCAAGGGGCTGATCACGGAAAAGGGCATGGCCGGCCGCTTGGGCAGCGTGGTGGTGGAAGCGCAGATTGAACCGACGTCGCGAGAATACGACGCTGTTTACGAGCGCTGCATCCAGTGCGGGGCGTGCGTGCGTCGCTGCCCGGCGCACGCGATTTCGCTGAGACAGGGAAAGAAGCATCCGTTGTGCGCCGCTTATCTGGCAACGCAGAAGCGAAAATACGCGCCGCGCTATGGCTGCGGCAAGTGTCAGACGGCGGTGCCGTGCGAATTCCGCAGCCCTTGCGGGGAACGAACCATTGCGCAGTGA
- a CDS encoding ECF transporter S component, producing the protein MKDDTMSLARCRRFSLHSLVLTGMLGAVGALLMILEFPVPFVPPFVKFDLSELPVILGGCMMGPGAGAFAAVVKVTLNFLLNGTTTMGVGEAANLWGSLCYVVPAALLYGRRRTKRAAAQALLWGTLCASSLIVLGNFFVFFPAYARLLGLKMETVIGMGHAANAAVTDLYTLMVYALLPFNLFKYGVTSLLAFIAYKRLKRFFALPWRGA; encoded by the coding sequence ATGAAGGATGACACCATGTCGCTGGCGCGCTGCCGGCGTTTTTCGCTGCATTCGCTTGTTCTGACGGGTATGCTTGGAGCGGTCGGCGCGCTGCTGATGATTCTCGAATTTCCGGTGCCTTTTGTGCCGCCGTTCGTGAAGTTCGATCTTTCCGAGCTGCCGGTGATCCTCGGCGGCTGCATGATGGGTCCCGGCGCCGGAGCTTTTGCGGCGGTCGTCAAGGTAACGCTCAATTTCCTGCTCAACGGCACGACGACCATGGGCGTCGGCGAGGCGGCAAACCTGTGGGGCAGTCTGTGCTACGTCGTGCCCGCGGCGCTTTTGTACGGCCGCCGGCGCACGAAACGCGCCGCTGCGCAGGCGCTGCTTTGGGGCACGCTGTGCGCTTCGTCGCTGATCGTGCTGGGCAACTTTTTCGTCTTTTTTCCCGCTTACGCGCGCCTGCTGGGACTGAAAATGGAGACGGTGATCGGCATGGGGCACGCCGCCAATGCCGCGGTGACGGATCTTTATACGCTGATGGTCTACGCGCTGCTGCCGTTCAACCTGTTCAAATATGGCGTCACGTCGCTGCTGGCGTTCATAGCGTACAAACGGCTGAAACGATTTTTTGCGCTCCCCTGGCGGGGGGCGTGA
- the ribF gene encoding riboflavin biosynthesis protein RibF codes for MIVCIGAFDGYHRGHFSLFRQARKMAARAHTEWKVVTFSPHPRYVLGGLKARLFTREDTAFLRRNFDIPEPLEIPFTREFASTEPRQFLDELRARLDVTGIVVGREFRFGRGRSGDGEFLTRYCAGHGLDLALMPQLVMDDGIVVSSTRVRDMVQAGNVDQAAELLGYPWFLFSRVVSGERRGRAMGYPTANMLPDEKKLTPGEAVYAGAMWHEGRWWPAAVSVGRNPTFLVQGSLHIETHVLGFHGDLYGRRPLLAFLKRLRLMTRFSGRMSLMKQLALDCEETQRVFGASQPLLKVFHCLPSFD; via the coding sequence GTGATCGTCTGCATCGGGGCCTTCGACGGCTATCACCGCGGCCATTTTTCCCTGTTCCGTCAGGCGCGGAAAATGGCCGCGCGCGCTCATACCGAATGGAAAGTCGTGACCTTTTCGCCGCATCCCCGTTATGTGCTGGGCGGACTGAAGGCCCGGCTTTTCACGCGCGAGGACACCGCGTTCCTGCGCCGCAACTTCGACATTCCCGAGCCGCTGGAGATCCCCTTTACCAGAGAATTCGCCTCGACGGAGCCGCGGCAGTTCCTCGACGAACTGCGCGCGCGTCTTGACGTGACGGGGATCGTCGTCGGGCGCGAGTTCCGCTTCGGGCGCGGTCGCTCCGGCGACGGCGAATTTCTCACGCGCTACTGCGCCGGGCACGGCCTGGATCTGGCGCTGATGCCGCAGCTGGTCATGGACGACGGCATCGTCGTCAGCAGCACGCGCGTCCGCGACATGGTGCAGGCGGGCAACGTGGATCAGGCGGCCGAACTGCTCGGTTATCCGTGGTTCCTCTTTTCCCGGGTGGTGAGCGGCGAGCGCCGCGGCCGCGCCATGGGCTATCCTACGGCGAACATGCTTCCCGACGAGAAGAAACTGACGCCCGGCGAGGCCGTGTATGCCGGCGCGATGTGGCACGAAGGCCGATGGTGGCCGGCGGCTGTTTCGGTCGGGCGCAATCCGACGTTTCTCGTTCAGGGCAGCCTGCACATCGAAACGCACGTGCTCGGTTTTCACGGCGATCTGTACGGCCGCCGGCCGCTGCTGGCCTTTTTGAAGCGGCTGCGCCTGATGACGCGCTTCAGCGGGCGCATGAGCCTGATGAAGCAGCTGGCGCTCGACTGCGAGGAAACGCAGCGCGTTTTCGGCGCTTCGCAGCCGTTGTTGAAAGTTTTCCATTGCCTGCCGTCGTTTGATTGA
- the truB gene encoding tRNA pseudouridine(55) synthase TruB produces the protein MYNGILVLDKIYGAPSRGCVTAVSKALGGRKQKIGHAGTLDTSASGTLVLLAGSATRLSEAVMNLPKSYLARVTFGWETSTDDATGEPLSEPAPAAYDEPALLGALPAFQGVRLQTPPRVSAVKVDGARAHKLARSGREPDIRPRPVNVTSIRYLGRDETGAARLLVRCHRGTYVRSLARDLGRALGAGAHLSGLRRLNVGCYRAEEALPYNPQAPASEAELAARIQSVESLASQYYSYDANAFCEKRLSNGLGVYVSFMRFRNPGVVPVDEGVMVVGKEHLCLGALRVENGRAVICPQANIPTAVRL, from the coding sequence GTGTATAACGGGATCCTCGTTCTCGACAAAATTTACGGCGCGCCCAGCCGCGGCTGCGTTACCGCGGTGTCGAAGGCGCTCGGCGGACGGAAACAGAAAATCGGACACGCCGGCACGCTGGACACCTCGGCGTCGGGAACGCTTGTGTTGCTGGCCGGGAGCGCCACGCGCCTGAGCGAAGCAGTGATGAATCTGCCGAAAAGTTATCTGGCGCGCGTGACGTTCGGCTGGGAGACCAGTACCGACGACGCGACCGGCGAGCCGCTGAGCGAGCCGGCGCCGGCCGCTTACGACGAGCCGGCGCTGCTGGGCGCGCTGCCGGCTTTTCAGGGCGTGCGCCTGCAAACGCCGCCGCGCGTCTCCGCGGTGAAGGTGGACGGCGCGCGCGCCCACAAGCTGGCGCGTTCCGGACGGGAACCGGATATCCGGCCCCGGCCCGTGAACGTCACTTCGATCCGCTATCTCGGCCGCGACGAAACGGGCGCAGCCCGTCTGCTGGTGCGCTGCCACCGCGGCACGTACGTGCGCAGCCTGGCGCGCGACCTCGGCCGCGCGCTGGGAGCGGGCGCGCATCTGTCGGGACTGCGCCGCCTGAACGTGGGCTGTTACCGCGCCGAAGAGGCGCTGCCCTACAATCCGCAGGCTCCCGCGAGCGAAGCGGAGCTCGCCGCCCGCATCCAGTCCGTCGAATCGCTGGCTTCCCAGTATTACAGTTACGACGCCAACGCTTTCTGCGAGAAGCGGCTGAGCAACGGCCTCGGCGTGTACGTGAGTTTCATGCGGTTCCGCAATCCCGGCGTGGTGCCGGTGGACGAGGGCGTGATGGTCGTGGGCAAAGAGCATCTCTGCCTCGGCGCGCTGAGAGTCGAAAACGGCCGCGCCGTAATCTGCCCGCAGGCCAACATCCCCACGGCGGTGCGCCTGTGA
- a CDS encoding DHH family phosphoesterase, which translates to MTEAEKIARILLAEPKWRVVCHVKPDGDTLGCGSALVSAGKKLGRDVIWGGVDPLPPLYAFLPHSGEYRAGASATDDGRCVIAVDVSARDRGVPGLEPRISIDHHESNERFGAEVNWIEPHAAATGEMIYAVVLALGCALDADIAEALYVSIATDCGWFKFSNTTADTMRVAAELIRAGAVPATLDERLHFNDTPAKLHLWGRCMARVRPVGARAALSWITRDDFRETGALESDTEGLINMLTHMKGADVTVMVSEIKDCLRCSVRSRGPVSAQAIAAKWNGGGHRYAAGCKIHLPLEEG; encoded by the coding sequence ATGACTGAAGCCGAGAAGATCGCGCGTATCCTTCTGGCCGAGCCGAAATGGCGCGTCGTCTGCCACGTCAAGCCCGACGGCGACACGCTCGGCTGCGGCAGCGCCCTTGTTTCGGCCGGGAAAAAACTGGGGCGCGACGTGATCTGGGGCGGCGTCGATCCGCTGCCGCCGCTGTACGCCTTTCTGCCCCACAGCGGCGAGTACCGGGCCGGCGCTTCCGCGACCGACGACGGACGCTGCGTGATCGCCGTCGACGTCAGCGCCCGCGACCGCGGCGTGCCCGGATTGGAACCGCGCATCAGCATCGATCATCACGAAAGCAACGAACGGTTCGGCGCCGAGGTGAACTGGATCGAGCCGCATGCCGCGGCGACCGGCGAGATGATTTACGCGGTCGTCCTCGCGCTCGGCTGCGCGCTCGACGCGGACATCGCCGAAGCGCTCTACGTGTCGATCGCGACGGACTGCGGCTGGTTCAAGTTTTCCAACACCACCGCCGACACCATGCGCGTGGCTGCGGAACTGATCAGAGCCGGCGCGGTCCCCGCCACACTGGACGAACGGCTGCATTTCAACGATACGCCGGCGAAACTGCACCTGTGGGGACGCTGCATGGCCCGCGTCAGACCGGTCGGCGCGCGTGCCGCGCTCTCGTGGATCACGCGCGACGATTTCCGCGAGACGGGAGCGCTCGAAAGCGACACCGAAGGTCTTATCAACATGTTGACGCATATGAAAGGCGCCGACGTCACCGTGATGGTCAGCGAGATCAAAGACTGTCTGCGCTGCAGCGTCCGCTCCCGCGGCCCCGTTTCCGCCCAGGCGATTGCCGCGAAGTGGAACGGCGGCGGCCACCGTTACGCGGCCGGCTGCAAGATCCATCTGCCCCTCGAAGAGGGCTGA
- the rbfA gene encoding 30S ribosome-binding factor RbfA, which translates to MPRFRMGRINSQLQREISLILSREVRDEKLAEVIVTSVECSKDLKYAKVYYTTLREEGRAEVAKLLEKVSGYVRSLLGRVLSYRTVPELTFRFDDSEELAREMDRVLDRISAELPPEESEALEDASEESDD; encoded by the coding sequence ATGCCTCGTTTCAGAATGGGAAGAATCAACAGCCAGCTCCAGCGCGAGATTTCGCTGATCCTCTCGCGCGAAGTGCGCGACGAGAAACTGGCCGAGGTGATCGTCACCTCGGTGGAGTGTTCGAAAGATCTGAAGTACGCCAAGGTCTATTACACCACGCTCCGCGAGGAAGGACGCGCCGAGGTCGCCAAGTTGCTCGAAAAAGTTTCGGGCTACGTGCGTTCGTTGCTGGGACGCGTGCTGTCGTACCGTACCGTGCCGGAGCTGACGTTCAGATTCGACGACAGCGAAGAGCTGGCCCGCGAGATGGACCGCGTGCTCGACCGCATCAGCGCCGAGCTGCCGCCTGAGGAATCGGAAGCGTTAGAAGACGCATCGGAGGAATCCGATGACTGA
- the infB gene encoding translation initiation factor IF-2, giving the protein MPLSKMRVYELAKLLEMNNKDLLALLEKVNVSVKSHMSTIDDDAIQLVEEEIEQSKKKKGPSGKSAPAKAEPEKKAPAPKAEKAGSKTPAPAEEKKAPAPAKKTVKVKHGGCVKDLADALGLSAAEAVKKLMSAGMMVPASASLNDDILLTLGDVCGVDVDWSDEEPAKEAKKAPAPQPAGGKAVPHGSHLKPRSPIVTVMGHVDHGKTSLLDAIRKTHVTAREAGGITQHIGASHVAYNGKEIVFLDTPGHEAFTSMRARGAQCTDIAVLVVAADDGVMPQTIEAINHAKAAGVPIIVAINKMDKPTANPQQVMQELSGYGLVSEAWGGDTVMVEISAKSGKGVDQLLEMISLVAEMQDLKADPAVPPEGVVIEARLDKGQGAVASVIVQQGTLCRGDLILFDTCWGKVRAMFNDAGKNVKQAGPSTAVEIIGLNGVPQPGEHFHQIGSEKEARDYFANLEAERRNAQNNMAVKRMTLEDLYSQVQDGEKPVLNLVIKCDVQGTIEAIVGSLEKLGTEDVGINIVHTAVGRISESDIMLATASNAIVVGFNVRPENSASKLAEKENVQIRLYSIIYEIIDDVKAAMEGLLTPTIKENSLGEVEIRKIFKAPKVGKIAGCRVMKGAIKRGSKVRLVRDGIVIWEGSVASLRREKDEASEVREGFECGMTFANYQDFREGDVVEAYELVEEKRTL; this is encoded by the coding sequence ATGCCGTTGAGTAAAATGAGAGTGTACGAACTCGCAAAGCTGCTGGAGATGAACAACAAGGATCTGCTCGCTTTGCTGGAAAAGGTGAACGTCTCCGTCAAGTCCCACATGAGCACGATCGACGACGACGCGATCCAGCTTGTCGAAGAAGAGATCGAGCAGAGCAAAAAGAAGAAAGGTCCCTCAGGAAAGAGCGCGCCTGCCAAGGCCGAGCCTGAAAAGAAGGCTCCCGCGCCGAAAGCCGAGAAGGCCGGAAGCAAGACGCCCGCTCCGGCGGAGGAAAAGAAAGCCCCCGCTCCCGCAAAGAAGACCGTGAAAGTCAAACACGGCGGCTGCGTGAAAGACCTGGCTGACGCGCTCGGACTTTCCGCCGCCGAAGCCGTGAAGAAATTGATGAGCGCCGGGATGATGGTTCCCGCATCCGCGTCCTTGAACGACGACATCCTGCTCACTCTCGGCGACGTTTGCGGCGTCGACGTCGACTGGAGCGACGAAGAACCGGCCAAAGAAGCGAAAAAAGCTCCAGCGCCCCAGCCCGCCGGCGGCAAGGCGGTGCCGCACGGCTCGCATCTCAAGCCCCGCTCGCCGATCGTCACCGTCATGGGGCACGTCGACCACGGCAAGACCTCGCTGCTCGACGCGATCCGCAAGACCCACGTGACAGCCCGCGAAGCCGGCGGCATCACCCAGCATATCGGCGCTTCGCACGTCGCGTACAACGGCAAGGAGATCGTCTTCCTCGACACCCCCGGCCATGAAGCTTTCACATCCATGCGCGCCCGCGGCGCCCAGTGCACCGATATCGCCGTGCTGGTCGTCGCCGCCGACGACGGCGTGATGCCTCAGACCATCGAAGCCATCAATCACGCCAAAGCCGCCGGCGTCCCCATCATCGTCGCCATCAACAAGATGGACAAGCCTACCGCCAACCCGCAGCAGGTCATGCAGGAGCTGAGCGGCTACGGTCTCGTCTCCGAAGCGTGGGGCGGCGACACCGTCATGGTGGAAATCTCCGCCAAGTCCGGCAAGGGCGTGGATCAGCTGCTCGAGATGATCTCGCTCGTGGCCGAGATGCAGGATCTCAAGGCCGATCCCGCTGTTCCGCCCGAAGGCGTCGTCATCGAGGCCCGCCTCGACAAGGGGCAGGGCGCCGTCGCTTCCGTGATCGTGCAGCAGGGAACGCTGTGCCGGGGCGATCTGATCCTGTTCGACACCTGCTGGGGAAAGGTGCGCGCCATGTTCAACGACGCCGGCAAAAACGTTAAACAGGCCGGTCCCAGCACTGCCGTCGAGATCATCGGCCTGAACGGCGTGCCTCAGCCGGGCGAGCACTTCCATCAGATCGGCTCCGAGAAAGAGGCCCGCGACTACTTCGCCAATCTCGAAGCCGAACGCCGCAACGCCCAGAACAACATGGCCGTGAAGCGCATGACGCTGGAAGACCTCTACAGCCAGGTGCAGGACGGCGAAAAACCCGTGCTGAACCTGGTCATCAAGTGCGACGTGCAGGGCACCATCGAAGCGATCGTCGGCTCGCTGGAGAAGCTCGGCACCGAAGACGTGGGCATCAACATCGTGCACACGGCCGTAGGGCGCATTTCCGAATCGGACATCATGTTGGCCACGGCGTCCAACGCCATCGTGGTGGGCTTCAACGTCCGCCCCGAGAACAGCGCCAGCAAACTTGCCGAAAAGGAAAACGTGCAGATCCGTCTGTACAGCATCATCTACGAGATCATCGACGACGTGAAGGCGGCCATGGAAGGTCTGCTGACGCCGACGATCAAGGAGAACTCGCTGGGCGAAGTGGAGATCCGCAAGATTTTCAAGGCCCCGAAGGTCGGCAAGATCGCCGGCTGCCGGGTCATGAAGGGCGCGATCAAACGCGGCAGCAAAGTGCGTCTGGTCCGCGACGGCATCGTGATCTGGGAGGGTTCGGTCGCTTCGCTGCGCCGCGAGAAGGACGAAGCCAGCGAAGTGCGCGAGGGCTTCGAATGCGGCATGACCTTCGCCAACTATCAGGATTTCCGCGAGGGCGACGTGGTCGAAGCCTACGAGCTCGTGGAAGAGAAAAGAACTCTGTAA
- a CDS encoding DUF448 domain-containing protein, whose product MRRSVNPRRCVACRRERAPREMLRVVRRPDGQVALDEQGKTSGRGAYVCPDPQCVALCLKRRLLEKSLKCSVPAEVQAKLRAAVNLEECDALPDAAELFEEIKGTLGLARRAGELIVGQDRVLGELSAGQNLFVLLTYDHSVTLKRSIDAKNAGAHVLAGVSRLELGQLLGLRQAQIVALPVRSGFAEKIKGLLPEGGNAVE is encoded by the coding sequence TTGAGGCGATCCGTGAATCCCCGCCGATGCGTGGCCTGCCGCCGCGAGCGCGCGCCCCGCGAGATGCTGCGCGTGGTGCGCCGGCCCGACGGACAGGTCGCGCTCGACGAACAGGGAAAAACGTCGGGACGGGGCGCGTACGTCTGTCCCGATCCTCAGTGCGTAGCCCTCTGCCTGAAGAGGCGGCTGCTGGAAAAATCTCTTAAATGTTCCGTTCCCGCGGAGGTGCAGGCCAAACTTCGCGCCGCGGTGAACCTCGAAGAATGCGACGCGCTCCCCGATGCGGCGGAGCTCTTTGAGGAAATCAAGGGCACTTTGGGGCTGGCGCGGCGTGCCGGCGAGCTGATCGTCGGTCAGGACCGCGTGCTGGGGGAACTTTCCGCCGGGCAGAACCTGTTCGTCCTGCTGACGTACGATCATTCCGTTACGTTGAAAAGATCCATTGACGCCAAAAATGCCGGCGCGCATGTTTTGGCCGGGGTAAGCCGTTTGGAACTCGGACAACTCCTGGGACTGCGACAGGCTCAGATAGTCGCCCTTCCGGTGCGGAGCGGCTTTGCAGAGAAAATAAAAGGACTGCTTCCAGAAGGAGGAAATGCCGTTGAGTAA
- the nusA gene encoding transcription termination factor NusA: MELGVDFLGALKQLGEERGLSEEVILASIEAALALAYRKFRDGKFDPVVTIDRATGSVSIFDVRRAVDAEVHSDSEISLGEARALGYPDVQAGDSVKVPVLEHPKSFGRIAAQTARQVITQRLKDAEREIVYNEFNDKIGDLITATIFKAENDQILVRLSERSEAVLPREERIAGEVYTPGESKKFFLLDVRQTGRGPRIVVSRTHPGLLRKLLELEIPEIHDGTVEIKGIVREAGARAKVAVASTDPAVDSVGACVGNSGARIRNISADLCDEKIDIIVWNEDPLEFIRNALSPARVTSVEAVEGQDRTAKVYAPADQLSLAIGKAGQNVRLAARLTGWKVDINTDAAPAGKPETEEGERA, translated from the coding sequence ATGGAACTGGGTGTTGATTTTCTGGGGGCGCTCAAACAGCTGGGCGAGGAGCGGGGCCTCTCCGAAGAAGTGATCCTCGCCAGCATCGAGGCGGCGCTGGCGCTGGCCTATCGGAAATTCAGGGACGGCAAGTTCGATCCCGTCGTCACCATCGACCGCGCGACCGGCAGCGTGTCCATTTTCGACGTGCGCCGGGCGGTCGATGCCGAGGTGCACAGCGACAGCGAGATCAGCCTCGGCGAAGCGCGTGCCCTCGGCTACCCCGACGTTCAGGCGGGAGACAGCGTCAAGGTGCCCGTGCTCGAGCACCCCAAGAGCTTCGGACGTATCGCCGCTCAGACCGCCCGTCAGGTGATCACTCAGCGCCTCAAGGACGCCGAGCGCGAAATCGTATATAATGAGTTCAACGACAAGATCGGCGACCTGATCACGGCCACCATCTTCAAGGCCGAGAACGATCAGATCCTCGTCCGCTTGAGCGAGCGCAGCGAGGCCGTGCTGCCCCGCGAAGAACGTATCGCCGGCGAAGTCTACACGCCCGGCGAGAGCAAGAAATTCTTCCTGCTCGACGTGCGCCAGACCGGGCGCGGCCCGCGCATCGTCGTTTCGCGCACCCATCCCGGGCTGCTGAGGAAGCTGCTCGAGCTGGAGATCCCCGAGATCCACGACGGCACCGTCGAGATCAAAGGCATCGTGCGCGAGGCCGGCGCCCGCGCCAAAGTCGCCGTGGCCTCCACCGATCCCGCCGTCGATTCCGTGGGAGCCTGCGTCGGCAACAGCGGCGCCCGCATCAGGAACATCAGCGCCGATCTCTGCGACGAAAAGATCGACATCATCGTCTGGAACGAAGATCCTCTCGAGTTCATCAGAAACGCGCTTTCGCCCGCCCGCGTGACCAGCGTCGAGGCCGTCGAGGGACAGGACCGCACCGCCAAGGTGTACGCTCCCGCCGATCAGCTCTCGCTGGCCATCGGCAAAGCCGGACAAAACGTGCGCCTCGCCGCCCGCCTGACAGGCTGGAAAGTGGACATCAACACCGACGCCGCGCCCGCCGGAAAGCCCGAGACCGAAGAGGGGGAGCGGGCTTGA